A stretch of DNA from Chanos chanos chromosome 11, fChaCha1.1, whole genome shotgun sequence:
ttggtcagacgttttttgttactcccgcctctctaaagaacgtcacgtatcaaacgctgaactgattggttctcgcgtggtttttatttgcatagcctctgacgtcagcggttccaacttttgggaccagcaattctgtggtgccgtgccggtgccagcttttcggctccggcaccagtattttgtcagtggaaaagctcgggtgccggtgctcgatcgggcaccggcaccggggcagtggaaaaggggtatatgtaactatgtaagtatgtatgtatatgtgtgtatgtatgaatgtatctAAATAAGTAAACGAATAAATAAGTAGATAAATATTTCTCTTGAACTTGCTAATTTTCAACAGAGAACACTGACAACGATTCTGTACGAGACAGAAGTTTAGACGTCAATTTACAATACATATTCAACATGTTCAGCGTTCAGCAACATATCCAACGTACCTGCTGCAGATTTGTCAAAGTGAACAGAGCACAGCAAGAGCTAGAGTAAAGCCAAGAGGTGAGTTTTCTAAAGTTTTCCATGACTGCAGGTAATGCATCCATGCATCCCCAAAAAAACTGAAGAACGAGttctttaaatattaaaaaaacaaatggctttctccacacacacactctcaagtCAAGCTGACTTCATGCTTAACACCTCGACTGTTTTCCAGGACAACCATAGTTCTCAACGAGCATTCCTATTTTTGAATAAGGGTGATCTTTCCGGTTTTTCCTGTTCACTTATTGTTTCCTGTTTCTACATCCCTCCAGAGTGGCTCTATATCTATCACTACAACTCCCGAAAGCCAAGTCTCCTTAATAAAAACCAGGCCCATATCTAAGGCTGTATTTACCCTGTTACGGAAAATTCAAGACGCGATTCGGTCAAATAAGCATCCAACCACCAATAAGACGACAAAACCTTATCAGAGCACAGTAAGGTGACGTTGCCACTCCTCTTTCCAAGACAGTTAGAATTATTTGTCTTGATAGTCAGGTACTGTCATTTTGACAGGTCCAATTGGGTTTGGACGCGTTTTTTTTGGGGATGGAGGCATCATCATCAGGCTGTTTGACACTGGGTTTGCTGTAAACTTTAAAGGGATGGAAACGATCTGGCTctgaaacaaattaataaaaattgacctGTTTGATGATTTCAGAGGACCTCCTTTCATGGCTGGCACAAAGATGGTATCAGGGTCAAACCTGACCCATTAGTGAAGAATGGAGTTTGAATTCCAGTAAACTGCTGATTTTCAGTGTCATAGCATCTCCGTGTAATAAAATCTCAGTATTTACACAGAGCTTCCTCTAGGTGGCAGCAGCGCTCCAACACTCCGTAATAAAGTgcaaagagagaacaaaacatgGTAGGAAGTCCAGAGTCTCTTTATTTACAAAGTCCAAAATCAGTCCACATTAATTATTATACACATTGGTCTCTTCATCACCGCTGTTCTTCATTTCTTATAACAAACCTATAAACTGCAAATGAATGTGTGGTGACTTTTGGGTTTATGACTCAAACTGTGAGACTATATCACAGTTTTCAGCTCTGTTAAACTGCATCTGTTACACActaggacaaaaaaaactgcaaacaaacacacagaaaacacacacgcacacataaaaacaaaacaaaaccaagaaagAATAATTTGACAGTGCATGTTTTAATGAGCTGAGAAGATGCCATAGCTCTTCACATTCTGAAAGTCAACTGTCAGCTAagcacatcactgcactgcaCCAAAGAAACACAGAAGTTTCTATCATGAAAGGAAGTGTCATCTGTGTTACAGCTTCACTCTGGAACCGTTGCTGCCTTACTTCTCTTCTCTCAAAAATAGGCTATATAGTAGTTTATGTGATTACAACTTCtgaaatggacatttttttGACCGTTCAGCAGATCTAGGTTGCTTGAATCTAACCCCAAGTGTGGTAAGAATATACTCttatgttaaaaagaaaaagaaaaaaaaacctccactgCAGACAACAGCAGGTTTATGAACACAAGATCCACAGGTAAAAACAGCATTGGTTAAAGCACTTAAAAGACTACAACACCCATGGTGCACAGCATCTTATCAAAACATTCCATTCACAACCCTTCCCAACTGAAACATGTTGGGGCAGCGGCACTGGTcttcttttatcttcttttaGTTCCACCAAAACCTGCAAGACGGACCATGAATCAAGAACTTAATCAATGCACGTtttagatggggggggggggggggggagtaagcTAAATTTTATGATGGAGCCAATCATCTGATAAATCTCCCGTCTGGACGTTACCAGTCACCCGTTAAAAACACATGTCTAAGTCTGACACCATGAGGTTCCATATTTAAGATGGTCAGGACAGTGAGAACTTGCCTGAGGCAGTGCGTGTTCCTGTGCTGGCTGGAGGCACGTTAGGCCTGTGATTAGACTGAGTGTGGTGAAATCCTGTGTGCCCCATCCTTGGCTGGCGTCTAATaccagaacaaacaaaagcaaggaTCAGccgaatgaatggatggatggatggatgggtgggtggatggatggatggatggatggatggatggatggacggatggatggatggatggatggatggatggacggatggatggatggatgggtggatggatggataggtttatggacagatggatggatatcAAATCAAGATAGTCAACATCATAAATCCTTCCAGAACATCTTTAATTAACTCACACTCAGTGCCGAATACCATATCATAGTATCACTTACCTCTGATTTCCAAATAAGTATCCCAGAAGCCCACCCATGCCCATTCCACTAAAAAATCCATTCCCTCCCATGGAGCCTTGCCGGTTGGTCCCTGGGTGGGTATATTCATTCCGAAAGCCATAACCGCTGTTTGGTTCTTGGTATCCTGAGGACTGGCCTGTAACGACAATATTATTTTAGAACatgctttcccccccccctttaacaTGTTTACTCAAGACTGTTGGTACAAGGTTAGGCAAGGATTACAGCAAAGAAAACACTACTGgccttctgttttcttttagcttAGCATTTAATGCTAACTAACGTCGGAAAAAAGGAGGATGTGCAAAGCCCACGGTAAAAAGAATTATAAATAAACGTTTTAATGAGCGTTAGAGCTGATGCTTCAGGCTTTGAGGCTCAGGGGCAGCACagttttaattcattcagtcaAATCTCCTTTTGCAGTATTGTCtttgaatattattttgatGAGTCTGTAGGTTTCGAGCTAAAACTTGTACCAGTATCAGTGTGGTAGTTTGTATAAACAATTTACTTATTCTTCAAAATCCATTTATTGCAACATAAATGTCAAATTCATCATGAATAGTTTAATATTCATCTATTTAGGCAGTAATTTCATAtaagacacagacatatgcgGTCTATCCGCATATCTATTTTGTTATTCAGTATCAACATGTATCATGTCACtatattattaaaatgtgtaCAAGCTAACTTATTTCACATTGAATTGGATTGCAAGCACTTCTGTTCGATACATAAAAACTATAAAAAATTCATTTATCTTTGTATGTATGGCAGGACAACTCATCTGTCCTGGAGGCTGTGTGAGAGGGTGGAGCTTCCTAACCTGTGAAGTCAGGTTTGAATCCAGGGGGAGGGGGTCCCGTGTGTCCGTAGCCACCGGGCCAGGAGCCGCTGGAGTCCCCGTTGTCAGGGAAACGCTGGTGGCCTTGGGTAGGGTTGCACAGAAACATCTTATAGACGCCATAGGCTAACAAAAGGAAGAGCCCAACTACGACGAGGCCTCCAAAACCCTCTTCGGAGGCGTTCTGGTACGTCTGACCGTAACTCTGAGAACCGTGTCTGTTGTTGGAAAAGAAGCCGGACGCGAAACTGGAAGCGAAGTCGGAGAAGCCGGTAGAATGGCGGGAACCGTAGGAATTCTGTTGCCGGCCCTCCGCGGTCAGCTCCAGTGTGTATTCCAGACCGCACGAGCCCTTCAAGATGTAAGGGTCATTCGGATGATTATAGCCCTCGCAGCTCACCTCCACTCGGCCAAACCTGTACGCGTTATCCATGTCTGCCTTACATTCccactgcaggaaaaaaagacttcGTTAAACATCTAACTACTGGCGCTGAttagaaatgaaatattgttcTGACATAAATTTCTTAGCGTTGGCTTTTGAAATAAGAACAACTGAGATCACAGGGTTTGTTCTTATTCTGTAATACACATAAAAGGCATGAACATGACGATAAGTTCGTCACTCACGCCCTGTCTCGCTACTTATTTTTCCATGAATAATGTGTATTCCTGTCGATGGTAACTTTGAAAGTAAACTTTAAGATTTGTGGGATTTTTCCCTTTGATTTCTACGCCACAGATGCTGTTACCTGAATTTACCATGCATTTGCTCGTACCGCTTTCACAATTAAATTCGAAACAGTCCCATACAGGACTCGCACGTTTCCTCCCTGACATATCTGGCCTCTTCAATTGATAATAAGGCCTACTTCCATTAGTTAGCGAGTGTAGGCCCTGACACGCTATATCACCATGTTATGGTTGTCGGCTATAGCTACACAAAATTTTGGGAGTGTGACACCCGCCGCTTTGAATGCATACAACGTCTGCCGTCTTGAAAGAACAACGACAATTATTGTTCGTCTTTTCTTATATtatttttgttagttttttagCAGTCATTATTTTTTcgtttagttttcatttttacattttcctcgggtaaattatttcatttcagtttatgaaaatgtcatttcagtttatgaaaaccattagTTATcgtcttagttttagtcttagGACACGATAATAACCCTTCGTGGAACATGCACGAATAAATACAGATGAGGCGCAATCGAAGATTATTTTTTGGATATAATAGTTTACCCTACCTGAGCGTCAATTCCATCCCACCCTTTATTCTGACACTGAACCACCTCCGGGAAGAAAGCAGAGCACCCCGCTGATCCTCCGACGCACTGTAGTTGGGGGACGGGGTTTGTCCGTCTCGCCGTAGTGTATTTGCCTTTGTACAAAGTTAAAACCTGGACATCCCTTAGCAACACGGCACCTGCAATCAACAAGCAAACAATGCAATGTTACTGAGCAAAAGTTGTCGATTATGAATATGTTCGCACTTATAGGCTAACATCGGTCGCTACCACGAATATTTGACAATTGGTCGACCGACATGACGTCATGGAACTTTTGTTATTGTTCGTCGTCCTTCGCGAAAAATAAATTtacaaattataaaataattgcGAGGCATTAAAATGTCATCGCTGTGACTTCATTGCTGAATTGTTGCATATATCGCTGAACATTTCGTTTCGTTGTCAAACTACAAAATTCATACTTACCGTCGTTCCAGCAGTTGATAGTGACCACAAATAGGAAGTTCAGCAAAACCAGAAGTACAAATCTTACACCCATGATATATAACCTGCAACACAATTTTGCGAATGTCTATGATACATAAAAATATCTCCAGCTCTCGAATTCCTTCCCAAATTGTTTAATAACTCTTCGCACCCAACATACGAGATGAGCGAGGTCTGATGCAAGTAAACTGAAACAAACGTCCTCGCTGCCTTTTCCTTGTTTGACGTACTGTGGTTTTGCATCGTACTGCCACCTAGCGAGTTGGAATAGTATGTAGCAAAGGATTTGGACAAACCTGCAAAGTGATGGAACTCAAAATCAGGAAAACATCAGCGTAGCTAACAAAAGTGAAGATTAGTCACAATATTTGTCCCTGAATTTGAAATTAAGTACATTTAACAACAGACTTCATGAGTATTACAGGCCTATAGATAACGGTCTTCTTAGGTGCAGAACATCCCGCAAGTAACATGTATTTAAAAGATGAACCTATATTTGCGTAGTTAGAGAGAGGGGTGTTAGCATTCGGTAGACCTGGGGGTTCGTGGCATTACTTTGGGGGGTTCGTAAGATTATGATAGAAACGTCCGTGGCGTTGTTTCGACTGAAGGGAGTGCAGCTGGAAAAAAGGTTGCGAACCTCTGCAGAGGGTGAATGAGCGTTCATTCCAACAACTGTAATGTATTTTCGCGCCACTACATGGCGATGTAACACAATACTAAATGCCTACCTATGGCTTTGCTGAACAGTTTTGACCTGTGACTGTGACGTGTCATTTCGTGTTAAAGTGTAGGCCTAGTTAACTTTGTCACAAACCGCAATACACCTTGTGTAACGGTGTTTGATTTACCTCCATCACCACATCTGAACTGACAGATCAACTTTACAAGCTAACATGTTTTGCTCGTTTCTGACACTTTaatgacatttcacattttaactcaTTCAGAGCGATGTTTGCAAGATAAAAAATTcgctatatctatctatctatctatctatctatctatctatctatctatctatctatctctctctctctctctctctctctctctctctctctatatatatatatatatatattgccaATGTTTTATATGGTTTATAAAGTATATTAGGTGAAAGCGTGCCTTTGATTTTATGcaatgtttgtcagtttgtttgtttgtgtgggacTTCACATGtccagaaactttttttttccaaactaaaATCTTAtaatagcttaaaaaaaaaaaaaaaaaaatatatatatatatatatatatatatatacacacacacacacacacacacacacatatatatatacatatatatatatatattttttttttattattattttttttttaaatccttggAATAATGTTTGtatcacacaggtacacacatcacatctgctCATGTGAGTCACAGGTAAGTCCAAAAGAAAATGCTCTTTCCTCCAAAGGGACATGCCATCACTATATCACCTCAAGCGCACTTGATTATACAACCACACCTCGCTTTGAGCATGCAAGTAATCTGACAAGGTTTAGAGTCAGTGCTTCCCCGTAATCCAACTCCTGATTAAAATAGGATTAAATCTCATCTTCAGgttgagtcacacacacacacacacacacacacatacataaatacatacatacatacatacatacatatcactGCCCCTCTCTCCTTAAAAGCAAAAGAGCAGGGCTGAAAGTGTATTGCATGCTGAGATATCTTCtctcacatttgcattttcatttgcagAGCTCTGCTGATTGGTTCCACCTcccacttaatttttttttttttgtactttaatTCACGATGCCAGTCACAGAATTCtctgtaataaaacacaaaaccttgggcggggggggggggggggggggtccatggGATTGGAAGTGGGATAATGAAGTGTAGGGCAGCTTGATTTAACAGAGTGTCGGGCCAAACATACGATACATGGTGGATTGTTCTTGCTCTCTGAGCGAGCGGGTTTGGTATTGTGCTTGCTCCATATGCTTAGCTGCGGGAGAGTGATCATGGAGGATTAGGGATCTTAGCATCTCACCCGGACAGAGCCAGGAAGCTCCTTTGtgattacatacacacacacacacacacacacaggaatgacAGCAGAGAAAGTAAATACTCCATCTGccattaaaatgtgtgtttctgtgtgcatgtgtgtgtgtgtgcgcatgtgtgtgtgtgtgtgtgatctataTACTGCGCACAGTGCACTGCACAGTACAAAACTAAATTGAAAGCCTCAAAAAACTTCAAAAGCAATCATCTCTGCAGGCACCTTGCATGTAACTGACATGAAGGTGACATTACAATCTTTTATCCCATACATAAATTTAAATCCTGGACAGAGCTCAACTTCATGCACTCTCGTGTATTGTCCAGATTACTgtagagggagggggggggggggtgttgtgtgGATTGTGGGAAAACTGTTCACATCACCCTGTTTGCACCCAAGCCTGTCACAATGACTGGAGTCAAGGACACATTTTGAACTGTGTTTCAGACCGAAATAGACTTTCAGG
This window harbors:
- the saraf gene encoding store-operated calcium entry-associated regulatory factor, whose amino-acid sequence is MGVRFVLLVLLNFLFVVTINCWNDGAVLLRDVQVLTLYKGKYTTARRTNPVPQLQCVGGSAGCSAFFPEVVQCQNKGWDGIDAQWECKADMDNAYRFGRVEVSCEGYNHPNDPYILKGSCGLEYTLELTAEGRQQNSYGSRHSTGFSDFASSFASGFFSNNRHGSQSYGQTYQNASEEGFGGLVVVGLFLLLAYGVYKMFLCNPTQGHQRFPDNGDSSGSWPGGYGHTGPPPPGFKPDFTGQSSGYQEPNSGYGFRNEYTHPGTNRQGSMGGNGFFSGMGMGGLLGYLFGNQRRQPRMGHTGFHHTQSNHRPNVPPASTGTRTASGFGGTKRR